The following are encoded in a window of Candidatus Binataceae bacterium genomic DNA:
- the prfA gene encoding peptide chain release factor 1 yields MLDKVKGIEERYTELERQLSDPALIANSREYARLGRERSQIAGVVECIRTYRRVLEDIAEYRASLEGTDPDLRELAKAELPALRERQNALESQLKELLTPRDQNDERDVLLEIRAGTGGEEASLFASELFRMYSRYAEERGWKVEVLSMSSTGLGGIKEVVASISGHGAYSRLKFEGGVHRVQRVPATEAQGRIHTSAVTVAVLPEADEVEVNINEEKDLRIDVMRASGPGGQSVNTTDSAVRITHLPTGMVIVCRDEKSQHKNKARALKILRARLLEKAREEQEAKVAQSRRSMVGTGDRSERIRTYNFPQSRVTDHRINLTLHQLDRVLDGGLDPLIDALNTHDQGQALGA; encoded by the coding sequence ATGCTGGATAAAGTAAAAGGGATCGAAGAGCGATACACCGAGCTTGAGCGCCAGCTCAGTGACCCGGCGTTGATAGCCAACAGCCGCGAGTATGCGCGCCTGGGGCGAGAGCGTTCGCAGATCGCCGGCGTGGTCGAATGTATCCGCACCTACCGCCGAGTACTCGAAGATATCGCGGAGTATCGCGCCAGCCTGGAGGGTACTGATCCGGACCTGCGCGAATTGGCCAAGGCCGAGCTGCCGGCGCTACGCGAGCGGCAGAACGCGCTGGAGAGCCAACTCAAGGAGTTGCTGACTCCGCGCGACCAAAATGATGAGCGCGACGTACTGCTGGAGATTCGCGCCGGCACCGGCGGCGAGGAAGCTTCACTGTTTGCCAGCGAGCTGTTTAGAATGTACAGCCGCTACGCGGAAGAACGGGGCTGGAAGGTCGAAGTGCTGAGCATGAGCAGTACCGGCCTGGGCGGCATCAAAGAAGTAGTGGCGTCGATCTCGGGTCACGGCGCCTATAGCCGCCTCAAATTCGAGGGCGGGGTCCATCGGGTCCAGCGTGTGCCAGCCACAGAGGCGCAGGGCCGAATTCACACCTCCGCGGTGACCGTGGCGGTGCTGCCCGAAGCCGACGAGGTCGAGGTCAATATCAATGAAGAAAAGGACTTGCGCATCGACGTGATGCGCGCCTCGGGTCCGGGCGGCCAGAGCGTCAACACCACCGATTCTGCGGTGCGAATCACCCATTTGCCCACCGGCATGGTGATCGTGTGTCGCGACGAGAAATCGCAGCATAAGAACAAGGCGCGCGCGCTCAAGATTCTGCGGGCCCGTTTGTTAGAAAAGGCGCGTGAAGAGCAGGAAGCCAAGGTGGCGCAAAGCCGCCGTTCGATGGTTGGTACGGGCGACCGCTCCGAGCGCATCAGAACCTACAATTTTCCGCAGTCGCGGGTCACCGACCATCGCATTAACCTCACCTTGCATCAGCTCGATCGGGTCCTTGACGGCGGCCTCGATCCGCTAATCGACGCGCTTAACACGCACGATCAGGGCCAAGCTCTGGGCGCCTAA